In Choloepus didactylus isolate mChoDid1 chromosome 6, mChoDid1.pri, whole genome shotgun sequence, one DNA window encodes the following:
- the DCUN1D5 gene encoding DCN1-like protein 5 isoform X2, whose product MTPSIRTGWKLKDKSQDTLRNRMHSLGQRSPISSLAASRPRRSTSTAQISGQPQPHPTPRPALRSRHFRPLAIRIRVTLNLLLLESVTSGGVALSALSPPGEIEPQSSSAKSHRCPGQGRTRRRPGSERRQGWFVPVLAGDSAPPPAAVFGNRVPALRGLGLTTTPFHSPAVLAALPGRAEDAGEEEEKIPRGGSGRRRPQEV is encoded by the coding sequence ATGACTCCTAGCATTAGGACGGGATGGAAGCTTAAGGATAAAAGTCAGGATACCCTGAGAAACCGTATGCACTCACTTGGCCAACGCAGCCCAATTTCTTCACTAGCCGCATCCAGACCGCGACGATCTACCTCCACCGCACAGATTTCGGGCCAGCCACAGCCACACCCCACTCCGCGACCGGCTCTGCGCTCGCGTCACTTCCGGCCCCTAGCGATTCGTATCCGGGTCACGTTGAACCTCTTGCTCTTGGAATCCGTGACTAGTGGAGGTGTTGCGCTGTCGGCGTTATCTCCTCCCGGCGAGATCGAGCCGCAGAGTTCGTCCGCGAAGAGCCACCGCTGCCCCGGGCAGGGAAGGACGAGGAGGAGACCTGGGAGCGAGCGGCGGCAGGGCTGGTTTGTGCCAGTGCTGGCTGGCGATTCTGCTCCTCCGCCTGCTGCTGTCTTTGGGAACCGGGTGCCAGCGCTGAGGGGTCTCGGGCTTACAACGACCCCCTTTCATTCCCCGGCTGTCTTGGCCGCCCTACCGGGGAGGGCGGAAGATGCCggtgaagaagaagagaaaatccCCCGGGGTGGCAGCGGAAGACGGAGGCCTCAAGAAGTGTAA